AATATTCTGCCCGAAGAAACCGCCACCGGAAATTTTAGACCGACTGACTACGTTACCAGAGCAGAATTACTGGGTTTTCTCCGTCGCTCAGCCGAACTTCTTAAGGCAAAACTAGAGAAAGAAACTGTTCTCAATGCCACCAAAAAATCTATTAACTTCTCCGATGTTTCAGGCTATAATCAACAGCTAACCAGGCAAATGTCTGCCTATTGTGGTATTGCGTCCCCTGTCAACGAAGAAGGAGAAAAATTTGCTCCCGATCAGCCAGCAAATCGTGATTACACTACTGCAGCCATTTTACGAACTATCAATTGTGTTCAAAACGATCCAAAGTAGTGTCATTTGTGCAGCTAAGTTCAAACGCCTTTTAAATGCGTTTTAGTAAGTCAGAAGTCAGTAGGGGCTTAATAATATTAAGCCCCTACATAATTTTTTTAAACTAAGTTAATCACAATAAGTCGTTTAAATGCACAACAGCTTTATATACAAATTTATATATAAATGAAACCTGTTCTCACTGTTTCTTTTTATATAAAACGTGCTTGCTTAAAGGATGTCCTACGGGTAATAAAGGATGATCAAAGTAATCAAAAAATGTCATCCCAATTTTTTCCATAACCCGACGAGAACGAACATTATTAGGCACCGTAAATGAGACAATTTCTGATAATTGTAATTGATTAAATCCATAATTCAGGACAGCTTTTGCTCCTTCTGTTGCGTAACCCTTTCCCCAATATTTATAAGCTAAACGCCAGCCAATTTCTACACAGGGCGTAAAATAAGTTTGAAAACGAGGAATATATAAACCAATAAATCCGATGAAAGTATTTTCATTTAATAATTCTACCGAAAATAAACCATATCCATGCTCTTGAAAATGTATTTTAATGCGTTCAACCAAACTATTACTTTCTTCTTTCGATAATAGTTTTGGCATAAATTCCATAACTTTTGGATCAGAACTTAAGCAAAAAAAAGGTTCTTTATCTTCTTCTTTCCATTCTCTTAATTTTAATCTAGGTGTTAAAATTTCTATCATTATTTTATTTACTTTGTATTACCAAAGATTTTTTAAAATAAATAATCTGTCTCACTTAATAATTTGAGATATAAGGTGGGCAATGCCCACCCTACAGTTATTTTAGCGAATGACAGGGGTTACGGTTTCTATTGGTTCAGATGGCATTTCTTGGGGTTTAACCTTGAGTTTTCCTTCTCCTTCTCCCGTAATTAAACGGGCCCCACGGCCACGGGTGAAATAATTCCAACCCCATTGCACCATCACCACCAATTTATTATCAAATTCAATGAGATAGTAAATATGGGCCCAAACCCAAATAAACCAAGCAAGAAACCCTGAGAATTTGGTAAATCCTAAATTAACCACCGCCTTATTCATACCAATGACCGCCATATTGCCATAATCATCATAGTGAAATGGGGGTAAGGACTCCCCTTGAAGGCGTTTTTTGATTAATTTAGCGATGTATGCTCCCTGCTGCATAGCCACGGGTGCAACCCCAGGTAAAGGCCGTTCCCCTTGGTGGGGAAAATTAGCTAAATCACCCAAAACAAAGATATCAGAGTAGCCTGGTACACTTAAATCAGGTTCGACGATCACCCGTCCGGCCCGATCAAGTTCGGCCCCTGTGCGTTCAGCCAAAACTTTACCCATTTTCGACGCTTTCACCCCGGCGGCCCATAAAATGGTACGGGAAGCAATTTGTTTGATTTGTTCCCCTTGACGCACTGTCACAATGTGGTCATTGATATCCGTGACCATAGATTGAGTTTGGACTGTTACGCCTAAATTTCTCAAGTCCTCAGCCGCTTTGGCCGATAATTCAGGAGGATAGGGAGGTAAGACCCGATCTAATCCTTCAATCAACAAAATTTTGGCTTCTTTGGAATCAATACTGCGAAAATCTCCACTCATCGCACTGTGAGCAATTTCCGCGATCGCCCCCGCTAATTCGACTCCGGTGGGGCCACCACCCACAATAACAAAAGTTAACCAAGCTTGACGTTTTACGGGATCAGTTTCCTTTTCCGCAGCTTCAAAGGCCATAAAAATGCGGCGACGAATTTCGATCGCATCTTCAATCGTTTTTAAGCCAGGGGCCAAAGTAGACCACTGATCATTGCCAAAATAATGATGACTGACTCCCGTGGCCAACACCAAAATGTCATAGGGAATGGGTTCATGATCGGCTAATATAACCTGTTTATTTTGAGGATCAAGATCAACGGCATGATCTAACAAAACCTTAGTATTTTTGTGCTGACGTAACACCAAGCGCAACGGGGAAGAAATATCAGCCGGAGACAAAATTCCTGTCGCAACCTGATAAAGCAGGGGTTGAAAAAGATGGAAATTTCGCTTATCAATGAGGGTAACTTCAACAGGGGTATGGTTGAGATCTTTGGCCGCATATAAGCCGCCAAAGCCACCACCGATAATTACAATTTTTGCTTGAGTTTCCAAAGATTGACTATTCATAACTGTTTTTGACTCCTTTTCAGTAACCTAAAGCCTCACCCTAGGTAGAGATTCCCTCATAGACAGTTTAAAGGGAATCCTAATTTAAGGAAGTAACGACAGTTACGGCCATAAAACCATCGCGCCAGGTTCCTTAAAAATGTTAGGATTGCGACAGAAGGAGAAACGTGATAACAAAAAAGGAACAAACGCTACATGCAAGAGTTTGACAAGTCAATATCTTTTGACGGACGGGATATTAGGCTCAAGTTAGGGTTGTTAGCCCCCCAAGCAGGGGGAGCCGTCTTAATTCAGTCCGGCGATACGGCGGTTTTGGTGACAGCAACCAGGGCAAAAGGAAGAGAAGGCATAGATTTCCTGCCCTTAATCGTAGATTATGAAGAAAGACTCTATGCCGCAGGGCGTATTCCAGGAGGGTTTTTACGGCGAGAAGGCCGTCCCCCAGAAAGAGCCATTCTCATTAGTCGTCTGATTGATCGCCCCCTACGGCCTCTATTTCCCAACTGGTTACGGGATGATATTCAGATCATTGCGACAACTTTGTCCATGGATGAAGAAGTTCCCCCCGATGTTTTAGCGGTCACAGGAGCTTCTATTGCCGTAATTCAAGCCCAAATCCCTTTTTATGGGCCAATGGCAGCCGTAAGAGTGGGATTAGTAGGGGATGACTTTATTATTAACCCCACCTACCGAGAAGTGGAAAATGGGGATCTTGATCTCGTGGTGGCCGGCAGTCCTGACGGCGTAGTCATGGTAGAAGCCGGGGCCAACCAACTCCCCGAACAAGATGTCATTGAAGCCATTGACTTTGGTTATGAAGCCGTCAGGGATCTCATTAAAGCCCAACAGGAAGTAATGGAAGAGTTGGGTCTGGAATTAACCAAGGCCGAACCCCCAGCCATCAATGAAGTGTTAGAAGGGTTTATCCGCGATCGCACGGCTGACTCCATTAAAAAAGTCCTGGTACAATACGATTTCGACAAGGCTAAACGGGATGCAGCCCTGGATGAAATTAAAGATACAGCCATAACAAGCGCGATCGCTGAACTTCCCGAAGAAGATCCGGTTAAAGTAGCAGCCACAGAAGAACCGAAAGCGGTTGGCAACCTCTACAAAGATCTCACCAAAAAATTAATGCGCTCTCAGATTATTAATGAAGGGGTTCGGGTGGATGGTCGTAAATTGGATGATGTACGTCCCATCTCCTGTCGTGTTGGCCTCTTACCTCCACGGGTACATGGTAGCGGACTCTTTAACCGAGGACTGACTCAAGTGCTATCCTTGGCGACTTTAGGAACCCCAGGGGATGCCCAAGATTTAGGAGATGACCTCCATCCCGAAGATGAAAAACGCTATCTCCATCATTATAATTTCCCTCCCTTCTCCGTTGGGGAAACCAAGCCCATGCGTTCTCCAGGACGACGAGAAATTGGTCATGGTGCCTTAGCAGAAAGAGCTATTCTCCCTGTCTTACCCCCAAAAAGTGAGTTTCCCTATGTGCTGAGGGTTGTCTCAGAGGTTATATCGTCTAATGGTTCAACCTCTATGGGATCGGTTTGCGGTTCAACCCTCGCTTTAATGGATGCTGGAGTTCCCATTACTAAGCCTGTTAGTGGGGCAGCGATGGGGCTGATTCGAGAAGGAGATGAGGTGCGTATCCTCACCGATATTCAAGGTATTGAAGACTTTTTAGGGGATATGGACTTTAAAGTCGCTGGCACCGATACCGGAATCACGGCCTTACAGATGGATATGAAAATTACGGGACTCTCTATGGAAATAGTAGCCCAAGCCATTAGACAAGCCCTTCCCGCCCGTTTACATATTCTCGAAAAAATGCTGGCCACGATCAGCGAACCCCGTACTGAACTGTCGCCCTATGCGCCCCGTCTGTTGACCATGAAGATCGATCCAGAAATGATTGGTCTTGTCATTGGCCCTGGGGGTAAAACCATTAAGGGAATTACAGAGCAAACTGGCTCTAAAATCGATATTGCTGATGATGGAACGGTGACGATCGCTGCTATTGAAGCGGAAAAAGCTGAAAGAGCTAAACAAATTATCTACAACATGACCCGGAAACTCAATGAAGGTGAGGTTTACGTGGGCCGTGTTACCCGCATTATCCAAATTGGAGCTTTTGTGGAGGTGTTGCCTGGCAAAGAGGGCATGATCCACATTTCCCAATTAGCCGAGGGCCGTGTGGGTAAAGTAGAGGATGAGGTAGCCGTAGGGGATGAAGTGGTGGTCAAAGTGCGCGAAATTGATAACAAAGGCCGTCTCAATTTGACCCGTTTGGGTATTCATCCTGATGAAGCAGCAGCAGCGCGTAAAGCGGCGGCTGTGGTTTAATCAGGTGATGGGGTGTAGGGGATTAGGGAAAAATTGAAAGAACAAGCACTTGTTTCTCAGCAAATAAGGGATTTCCCTCTTAAACAATGATCAGGAAATAGGGGTTTTTACCCCTATCCCCTAACACCTGACCCCTAACCCCTATCTACTCTTTAAGGGACTTGTCACCCCGTCAGCATCTTCACTCCCCGATAATTTTCTATGCGTACCATCCCAGAAATTAACGAAAAAATTCGTCAGCAAAAAGCCATTGTTTGGACAGTAGAAGAACTTAAAATCAGGGTTCAAGAAATTGGAGTTTCCCAAGCGTTTCAAGAAGTGGATGTCATCTGCACCGGAACCTTTGAACCGATGGAGTCATCAGGGGCCATGATTAACCTAGGCCATACTGACCCCCCCATCAAAATTCGTCAATGTTGGTTAGATGGGGTTCCCGCTTATGCGGGCTTTGGGGCAGTAGATTTATATATTGGAGCCACGGCCATGGTAGACTATCAGGCCGTTGGTGAGATAACCGAAAGTGATAACCGTCAGGGAAATGTCAATATAGAACGGGGTGGGGGTCATGTGATTGAGGATTTAATTGCAGGAAAACCCGTTACTCTCAAAGCCATTGGCCAAGTGACAGACTGCTATCCTAGAGCGTCTTTTGACACAAGTATTACCCGTAAAACCATTAATCAATTTTATTTATATAATCCTCGTAATCTTTATCAGAACTTTATTGTGGGGGTTAATGGTGGCGAGCGTCCCCTTTATACCTATCTCGGCCCTCTACAACCAGATTTAGGTAATGCGGTATATTCTAATCCAGGGGCGATCGCTCCGTTATTTAATGATCCTGATTTAGAATTAATTGGGATCGGGAGCCGCATTTTTTTGGGGGGTGGCATAGGTTATATTGCTTGGGAAGGGACTCAACATTTTCCTTTACAAAAACGTCTTGCTAACCGGACTCCTATTGGCCCTGCGGCAACTTTGGCCTTAATTGGAGATGCGAAAACTATGTCTTCTCAATGGGTAAGGGGTTGTTATTTTAATCATTATGGCCCCTCTTTAATGTTAGGGGTGGGAATTCCTTTTCCAGTTTTAGATCCGAAAGTAATTGAACATTGTGCTATTGGTGATCAAGAAATTGTGGCCCCGGTGGTGGATTTTTCGATTCCCCGTCGGGTACGACCTACTTTTGGATTAGTGAGTTATGCTCAATTAAAAACGGGTCGTATGACCATAGAGGGCCAAAGTGTCCGAGTTGCACCTTTAGCTAGTTTAGCCCTTTCTCGAAAGGTGGCCCAAGAACTAAAAACTTGGATAGAAAACGGACAATTTACCTTAACTGAACCCGTTGCATCTTTACCGAAAGATAGGGCATTTATGGCCCAAGATTTATGGGGATCTCAAATGACCCTTGAATAAGGATTTAATTGTTTTAAGAACATAAATTATTGGTTGATTATTAATGTTTTATCGTTAAAGAGAAGCTGTTCCTGTCCCTTGAAACATCAACCAAGATAAAAAGAAATTGACCACAAAGACGGCTAATAAAGAAGTCACAACTGCCGTTGTTGTAGACTGGCCCACACCTTTTGCTCCTCCGGTGGTTGTGAGTCCCCAACTGCAACCAATCACCGCAATTAAGCCACCAAAAGCAATCGATTTAATAATAGATGTTACCAAATCCCAAAGCTCAAGAAAGTTTTGGGCTGACGTTAAGAAAACTTGTGGAGAAATATCATATAATCCGTCAGAAATTAATAGTCCCCCGGCCATTCCCGTGAGCAAAGAAAGAATATTTAAAATAGGTAACATAACACAACAAGCGAGAACACGAGGAACCACTAAATAATCAATTGGGTCAGTTTTCAGCATATAAAGCGCGTCAATTTGTTCTGTCACCCGCATCGTCCCAATTTCCGCCGCAAAGGCCGAACCTACCCTTCCGGCCACCACCACCGCCGTTAAAACTGGTGCTAATTCCCTGGTTAATGCCAAAGCTAACACCCCTCCCACGGTAGAAGCTGCCCCAAAATGGATAAATTCCCTGGCCACTTGAATGGTAAACACCATACCGACAAATCCCGATGTCACTAAGGCAATGGTTAAAGATTCTGGCCCCACAATACTCATTTGTTCTAGGGTATTGCGTGGATGTATCCTGGTTTTAAGCAGATGAAAAAATACCTGGCCACCTAAAAGAATTGCCGCCAATAATCGCTCAAACCAGATACCAAGACCTCGTCGGGAATGGCTAGAATTTGTCATTGTGCCTCATCATCCATCAATACTCTTAGTTATATATGCCCCAAAATACTGGTTTCAAATAGACGGTTTCGCTCACGGGACTTTCTGAATTTCATCTGTCCCTCATTCTACAGCATTTGAGCTTTAATTTTGAGGGTTTGCGGGGGGGGATTGGTGCGTTATATTTCATTAACGCACCCTACAAGATCAGCGATCGCACTATCTAAATGCCTCAATTTGATCTAGATAAAGGCAGGTTTTCATCCAATAAAAATCCATTCATGCGACTTTTCGGATTTCATAATGATTTGCCATTAATTTTGTAGCAAATTGGAGACAGGCATAAATATCTTCTCTTGTTGAGAGGGAAGGATATTCTTCTAGGATTTCTTCAATGGAATCTCCTGCTGCTGGGGGGGCGACAAATAGGGTCAACAAGCTGACCGAATAATAGTTGCAGCCCTCAATACTTTAGCATAATAAGCCCGTTTTTGAGGAACTAAAGCTATCAATTGTTGAACTTCCTGGGCAAAAAATGCTAATGAATTAAGCCATGAATTAGCTTTCAAACCAATAGAAAAATTACTATTTCTTCGGTAACGGCGTTTTTCCCTGTCAACCCCTGATTATATCTGACTTCTGACTCTTGGTGTCGGCCCCCCAGGGAAATAAAAAACTTATATTTATAATAGTAGGGTAGGCAATGCCCACCCTACAGTTTTTGTAAGATTAATTTTCTGTGCTTAGCTTACTTAATAAAGAAATTATTTTTCTGCCGGTTCAATGCGAAATCTCTCCACAGAGGCCAATAAATCACGGGAAATTCCCACCAGATTTTGTAATGACCCCGCCACCCTTTGAGATTCTTGGGAGGTTTCTTGGGCAGTTAATTCCACCGACTGCATAACCTGGCCCACCGCTTTAGAATTTTCCCGTTGTTGAATAGTATCTCCTGTAATCGAACGAACGAGAGTATTAATATGGTTAGAGACTTCGATAATATCTTCAAGAGAGCGTTTTGCCTGTTCTGATTTATCCGTTACGTCAATTACCTGCTGAATTCCTTCTTCCATGGCAGTCATTACCGAACCCGTCTCACTTTGAATTTGTAGTACAATTTGTTCAATTTCCTTCAAAGATTTCGCGGAACGATCCGCTAACTGACGTACTTCATCCGCAACGATCGCAAAGCCCCGTCCCGCTTCTCCTGCTCTTGCTGCTTGGATCGAAGCATTAAGAGCGAGTAAATTGGTGCGTGAGGCAATTTGAGAGATCAAAGCCACAATTTTAGAAATTTCCTGAGATGCTTCCGCTAACCGTTTTACCTTACGGGTGGTTTCCGATACCGTTTCTCGAATTTGTAGAATACCCGCCACCGTGCGTTCAACTGCTTCACCCCCTTTAAGAGCCGTTACTGAGGAGGTATGAGCCACTTCTTCCGCTTCACGGGCATTTTCTGCCACCCGTTGAATGGATTCCGTCATCACCTGAACTGAGTTAAGGGTGACGGCCAATTCTTCAGCCATGCGTAGGGCATCACTCGAATTATTGCGGGCGAATAATTCACTATCCGTCGAACTTTGGTTAACCTGTTTCGCCGTACGTTTTACCTGGGCCACAATTTCTCGGAGATTATGAATAGTGAGGTTAAAGGCATCAGCCACTGCTCCTAATACGTCTGCTGTCACCTCCGCTTCTACGGTTAAATCCCCTCTAGCAGCCCCTTCTACATCATCCAGGAGACGAATTACTTGCCGTTGGAGATCTTCCCTGGCCTGTTCCGTTTCCGTCGCCCGTTGTTGGGCCTCACTGGTAGTAGTTAAAATAACACGAGCTAGTTGGTTAAAACTGGTAGATAACTGTCCTAATTCATCTTGGGAAATCACCGTCGCCTTAACATTGTAATCCCCCGCATACATGGCATCAAACTGAGCTTGTAAATCATCAATCGTGCGCTTGAGTTGATTGGTACTGATTAAGCCAAAAAAGAGAGTAGTTCCAAATCCAGTCAAACCACCCACTAACGCTAATAATAACCCAGGACTACCGGATTTAGACTTTTTCGGCATTGAGAGCGGTTCCGGTTCTGGGGAACCTTGAGGATTGGTTGGGTTAGTTTTGGCAGGAGTAGAAGGTTTTCCTGGTTTAGCCGATTGTTCAGAAGACTGAGGAGGAAAGACAACCTCTCCGGTTTTTGGTTTAGGAGTGGCCAGCCAAGCCAAACCACTGACCAGTAAAATCCCTAAAAACGAGACGACACCCGTGGTACCGGCCGCGATCCAAGGTTTATATTTGAGGGAGCCATTGACGAACCAGCCTAAATAGCCTGATGAGCCTTCTACCAAGGGTTTGATGAGCTTAGCGGAGCCAGTCGAAAGAGAGGTGGCAGCCATCTCATCAGGTTTCACCCAATTAACCGTGCCTGTGGTTTGTTCCCCTAAGAGATCTCCCGTTTTCAATCCCAGATCGCTACTCAGATCTCTAGTGGCCTCAGTGAACAGGTCAGAGTCTGGTAATTCAGCAGTGGCCTCAGTAAAATCAAAATTAGACAAATCCTCTAACTGATCATCCTCAAAACCCCCAAAATCATCGAACACAGGGTTTTGTTCTCGGAGTTGACTCGATGCCATCATCGGCGTTGCTTGAATGGTGGGTTCATCTTGTGAGGGATAACTTGACCAATCTTGGCCAGCTTTTGGGCCATCATTGTTATAGGATGACGAGGGTTGCCCATGGCTCAAAGGGGATTGCTTACCCAAAACTGGTTGATCTAACCCAGAGGATACCAGAAAAGTGTGGTCATCATCAGAGCCAGTATTGGCCTCAGTTTTGAGGTCTTCGTCATCGGAAAAGGAAAAATCTGGGAGATCATCTTCGTCAAGTTCGGGCCAAGCTTGATCCGTTGGCGAAGTGGGGTTAGGTTGATGGGGAAAAGGATTGATCTCGCTTAGGGTCGAAAATGGGTCTACCGCCATCTCAAAGGTCGTTTCTCCCCCATTATCAGCCGACTTACGGCCCTGAGATGCTTCTTGCCCAATGGTGGGTTCTCCTAAATCATCCTCATTAAAGACGGCACTATCCCAGTCCAGTCCATCGAGATCAAAATCATTGCCCCAGTCTGTTTGGCCTTCGTTGTTTGGCCATTCATGGCCATTCGTATCCTCAAGGGCAAGCTCTTTTTCCTCTGGGTTAAATAGGGCGGCCCCTTCATTCGTTCTGTTTTCCGTGGCTGTCTGAGTCAAGTCAGAGCCACCTGATTGGTCTAATAATTGTTCGGCTTGTGTTAGTCCTTGGTTGGCACATTCCAGTAAATCTTTACGTTCTGTTCGTTGGAGAACAGATTGATATTGTTGACAGGCGGTGTCATATTTACCGAGACTAAAATAAATGTGACCCCGTAGTAAAAGGACATCGGGATCTTCAGGAAAGGCTTCTGCCATTGGCTCCATTAAGGTCGCCGCTTCTTCATAGTTTCCCTGTCCATAAGCCACATAAGCTTCATTATATAATTTTGCGTAGTCTGTCCCTGATGCCATTGCCTCTCTCCTTTGTCGTGAATCTGGTCAGTTATGAGTTATGAGTTATGAGTTATTTGTATTGGTATCAATAAACCGTGAGTGACTGTTCCCTTAAGCTGCCCATCGGGCTGAACGTAAAATTGCTACATGGTCTAACAGCCTTAAAATTTGTTTCCTATCTTCATTGAATACCCACTCCCCTTGGACATAGGGCGCAATATGATCCGCCACATTGGTTGGGGGTTGTAACTGTTCACCATTGAGCCATTCCATATCCCCTAATTGATCGATAGCTAAGCCTAAAATGGTTTCTTGTTCCTCCACGGCAATCACGGGAATTTCTGGGCGATCGGTTCTTAATGGGGTAGGATTGCCAAGAAATTGTCCCAGATCCGCCACCCAAATCACTTGACCTCTTAAGTTAAGGGTGCCTAATAGCAAGGGGGACGCATTGGGAATGGGGGTAATGCGATCAGGGGTTTGTTGCATTACCTCCCGAATGGCAACGGCCGGTAGAGCAAATTCTTCCTGAGAGGGAAGATGAAAGCGTAAATGCAATTCTCCTTCAGGGGTTTGCAAGGCCTGAATCTCTGGGGAGATATCTTGACCGTTTCCTGTCACAAATTCTGGATTCCCAACCATGTTTTTTGTCCCTTAGCTTAATCAGTGTTTGTTTATTGACGTAGGAGTTGTTGAATCGTCCCAATGAGTTCAATATCTTCAAAGGGCTTGGCAATATAAGCATCTGCTCCCTGTTTCATGCCCCAATAGCGATCAAATTCTTCCCCTTTGGAAGAACACATCACCACGGGAACATTTTGGGTTTTGGGATCAGATTTGATCCGACGACAGACTTCATAGCCATTCATTTTGGGCATGACAATATCTAAGACAACGAGATCGGGACTCGATTGTTGAATACTTTCCAAGGCTTCTACCCCATCCCCCACCACAACGACATTCCATCCATTCTTTTTGAGGATGCCGGAAATCATTTCTTGCTGCACTGGGCTGTCTTCTACCAGTAAAACTGCTCTCATAAGGTTTTCTCTAATTGCTGAGTTAATAAAACATCAGGTTCGGCTCACTGATGAATAACGCTTTGGCGAATTCTGGTTAGGGAATTCTGAGGGTTAATCAGGCCAGTTGTTTGATAGATTGATCCCATAATTGAACCTTTGAACTCAGAGAGTTCTCAGGGTTAGATAAATTAACTAATGGTTCACTATTTCAGTCCCCAAGTGTACATACTTAATTTGCCCAAATTTTGTTGGAAAAGAACATTGTCCCTGGGGAAAAATTTTTCTCTTCATTGGCTTAACTGTCAGTTTCAAGCTGGACATATTTTTCAATGAGCAGTAATAACTCTTGTTCCCTAAAAGGTTTGGTGAGATAGTCCGTTGCCCCTACCATGCGCGCTCTAATGCGATCGGTAAATCCTTCTTTCCCTGTGAGCATAATGATCGGTGTGGCGCGAAACCGACTCGAATGTCGCAACATGGCACAAATTTCGTACCCATCTAATTTGGGCATGGCAATATCACACAAAATCAGATCGGGGTTTAACTCAAAGACTAAACTTAATCCGTCTAAAGGATCGGTAATTAAGGAAGTTCGGTAGCCGTTTTTACTTAAAATCCCTTCTACGGTTTTGCCAATGGTTAAATCATCATCAAAACAAACAATATGAGGCAACTTACGGGTTTCTTGTCCTTCCCAGTTGGTAGTCAGTTTGGGAGAGTCAGGGTTAGGAGAAGCTACCACCTGTAACCAACCCCGTTCAATGTAAGGATAAACGCCTTTGGCCAAGGTTCCTAAATCTCTTTGTAAATAACGTGAGAGTTGGCGCAGGGAGGTTTTGCCGTCGGCCCAATGTAGTAATTGTTCATAAGCTTTTTCTGGTAAGGCTTCCCGCAATTTGTCTTCATGAGCGATCGCCAGACATTGTTGAGGACTTTGCAAATGAGGATGTAATTGTTTCCATTGTTGGACTTCT
This genomic window from Crocosphaera sp. UHCC 0190 contains:
- a CDS encoding S-layer homology domain-containing protein; translation: MLAKKMQLITTAAGIWMALTGVSLAQKFTDINGNPYQSEIEKAANMLIVSGFPDQTFRPQDSVTREQAISMIVDGLNTLVAININEKPKNRVQPFLDVEQSRWSAAKINWAQWNILPEETATGNFRPTDYVTRAELLGFLRRSAELLKAKLEKETVLNATKKSINFSDVSGYNQQLTRQMSAYCGIASPVNEEGEKFAPDQPANRDYTTAAILRTINCVQNDPK
- a CDS encoding GNAT family N-acetyltransferase, which produces MIEILTPRLKLREWKEEDKEPFFCLSSDPKVMEFMPKLLSKEESNSLVERIKIHFQEHGYGLFSVELLNENTFIGFIGLYIPRFQTYFTPCVEIGWRLAYKYWGKGYATEGAKAVLNYGFNQLQLSEIVSFTVPNNVRSRRVMEKIGMTFFDYFDHPLLPVGHPLSKHVLYKKKQ
- a CDS encoding NAD(P)/FAD-dependent oxidoreductase; translated protein: MNSQSLETQAKIVIIGGGFGGLYAAKDLNHTPVEVTLIDKRNFHLFQPLLYQVATGILSPADISSPLRLVLRQHKNTKVLLDHAVDLDPQNKQVILADHEPIPYDILVLATGVSHHYFGNDQWSTLAPGLKTIEDAIEIRRRIFMAFEAAEKETDPVKRQAWLTFVIVGGGPTGVELAGAIAEIAHSAMSGDFRSIDSKEAKILLIEGLDRVLPPYPPELSAKAAEDLRNLGVTVQTQSMVTDINDHIVTVRQGEQIKQIASRTILWAAGVKASKMGKVLAERTGAELDRAGRVIVEPDLSVPGYSDIFVLGDLANFPHQGERPLPGVAPVAMQQGAYIAKLIKKRLQGESLPPFHYDDYGNMAVIGMNKAVVNLGFTKFSGFLAWFIWVWAHIYYLIEFDNKLVVMVQWGWNYFTRGRGARLITGEGEGKLKVKPQEMPSEPIETVTPVIR
- a CDS encoding polyribonucleotide nucleotidyltransferase; translation: MQEFDKSISFDGRDIRLKLGLLAPQAGGAVLIQSGDTAVLVTATRAKGREGIDFLPLIVDYEERLYAAGRIPGGFLRREGRPPERAILISRLIDRPLRPLFPNWLRDDIQIIATTLSMDEEVPPDVLAVTGASIAVIQAQIPFYGPMAAVRVGLVGDDFIINPTYREVENGDLDLVVAGSPDGVVMVEAGANQLPEQDVIEAIDFGYEAVRDLIKAQQEVMEELGLELTKAEPPAINEVLEGFIRDRTADSIKKVLVQYDFDKAKRDAALDEIKDTAITSAIAELPEEDPVKVAATEEPKAVGNLYKDLTKKLMRSQIINEGVRVDGRKLDDVRPISCRVGLLPPRVHGSGLFNRGLTQVLSLATLGTPGDAQDLGDDLHPEDEKRYLHHYNFPPFSVGETKPMRSPGRREIGHGALAERAILPVLPPKSEFPYVLRVVSEVISSNGSTSMGSVCGSTLALMDAGVPITKPVSGAAMGLIREGDEVRILTDIQGIEDFLGDMDFKVAGTDTGITALQMDMKITGLSMEIVAQAIRQALPARLHILEKMLATISEPRTELSPYAPRLLTMKIDPEMIGLVIGPGGKTIKGITEQTGSKIDIADDGTVTIAAIEAEKAERAKQIIYNMTRKLNEGEVYVGRVTRIIQIGAFVEVLPGKEGMIHISQLAEGRVGKVEDEVAVGDEVVVKVREIDNKGRLNLTRLGIHPDEAAAARKAAAVV
- a CDS encoding homocysteine biosynthesis protein, translated to MRTIPEINEKIRQQKAIVWTVEELKIRVQEIGVSQAFQEVDVICTGTFEPMESSGAMINLGHTDPPIKIRQCWLDGVPAYAGFGAVDLYIGATAMVDYQAVGEITESDNRQGNVNIERGGGHVIEDLIAGKPVTLKAIGQVTDCYPRASFDTSITRKTINQFYLYNPRNLYQNFIVGVNGGERPLYTYLGPLQPDLGNAVYSNPGAIAPLFNDPDLELIGIGSRIFLGGGIGYIAWEGTQHFPLQKRLANRTPIGPAATLALIGDAKTMSSQWVRGCYFNHYGPSLMLGVGIPFPVLDPKVIEHCAIGDQEIVAPVVDFSIPRRVRPTFGLVSYAQLKTGRMTIEGQSVRVAPLASLALSRKVAQELKTWIENGQFTLTEPVASLPKDRAFMAQDLWGSQMTLE
- a CDS encoding MlaE family lipid ABC transporter permease subunit — translated: MTNSSHSRRGLGIWFERLLAAILLGGQVFFHLLKTRIHPRNTLEQMSIVGPESLTIALVTSGFVGMVFTIQVAREFIHFGAASTVGGVLALALTRELAPVLTAVVVAGRVGSAFAAEIGTMRVTEQIDALYMLKTDPIDYLVVPRVLACCVMLPILNILSLLTGMAGGLLISDGLYDISPQVFLTSAQNFLELWDLVTSIIKSIAFGGLIAVIGCSWGLTTTGGAKGVGQSTTTAVVTSLLAVFVVNFFLSWLMFQGTGTASL
- a CDS encoding DUF433 domain-containing protein, which gives rise to MTLFVAPPAAGDSIEEILEEYPSLSTREDIYACLQFATKLMANHYEIRKVA